The sequence AGTAATGGAAGAAGCGCGTTTGAAAGTGGAAAAGGATGCAAAAATTTTAAACAGCTACATAAAGGCTAGTGAAGAAAACGGGCTTATTAGAATAGATGCTGTGATTGAAACAGAAATAAAAATTGGAACTAGAGTAAAAAAATCTGCTTAAGAGAAAAATTGCATACTCATTATGGTATAATAATTAATAAAAATTAATAGCATACAGGAGAAATTTTTGACAGAATACATTAATATCAATTCCGAAAAGTTGCTTGGACTTTTTGGAGCATACGACGAAAACATAAGACTGATAAGTGAAAACTACGGGGTAACGATTACACCCAAAGAAAACTTTGTAGAGGTTACGGGAGCACAGGATGCTGTAACTCAAGCCAAACAAATATTGGACAAGTTGTGTGAGTTGATAGATAAAGGCTATGAGATAAGTAAAGAAAAGGTAATGGCCGCCATTGATTTGGCGCAACTTAACAGGCTGGACGAAATAGTATCAATTAGTACTGAAACCATTGCTGTAACTAGCAAGGGTAAACCTATAAAATGCAAAACATTAGGGCAAAAAGAATATGTTAACGCCATAAAAAACAATACTATTGTTTTTGGCGTAGGTCCTGCAGGTACAGGAAAAACTTATCTTGCGGTCGCTATGGCTGCAGCTGCTTACAAAAAGCGTGAAGTAGAAAAAATTATTCTTACACGCCCTGCAATAGAAGCAGGTGAAAAGCTGGGATTTTTGCCAGGAGATCTTCAAACCAAAGTTGATCCGTATTTGCGCCCTTTGTATGACGCTTTGCAAGAGATGTTTGGAATGGATAATTATGCTAAACTTCTTGAACGGGGAGTAATAGAGGTTGCACCGCTTGCATATATGCGCGGACGCACGCTTTCTAACGCATTTATTATCTTAGATGAAGCGCAGAACACAACAATACTTCAGATGAAAATGTTCTTGACAAGACTTGGAAATGATAGTAAGGTTGTTGTTAACGGAGATACTACACAAACAGATTTGCCAGCAGGAATAAAAAGCGGACTTTTCCATGCTGTAAAAATCTTGACAGGTATCAAAGGTATTGCTACTATAACGCTTTCTTCCAAAGATATTGTAAGAAATCCTTTGGTTAGAAACATTATTTCAGCATACGACGATGATATCAAAAATTTGGGTAAAACCGATGATCGAGACAAAGAACGAAATAAAACAAACAGATAACAAAAAATTATATCTTGCCAATACTATGATAATCGCAATGAGCGTTATCTTTATGTTGGCAGTTATGGTGCTAAGATTTAATATTATCGATAAGCGAACCATTAATGAGACTATATATTCATATATCAGTCTTATGGTTATTTTTACGCTGTGCTTTAGTGTTGTATTTTTTGCGCTCAGATATCTTAATACTGATCACTATACTGTTAAAATGTTCGGGGTTATTTGCTTCGTTATTACAATCACATATGCGATTTGCATTTTTGTTGAAAAGCTTAGCCCCTATGCAATGCCTATAACTTTGACAGTATTTCTTTTGAGTGTATTTACAGACACCAAAGTCGCCTTTTTGGGTAATGTTTTTAGCGTACTTATGATATTTATTACCCTTATGGCTTTGGCTATTTCAAAAGGTCAGCCGACGCCGTCTTGGGTATTGCCTATGTTGATTTTTGCCGTTACTGCCGGCACTATATCCTCATTAACGCTAAACAGGGACACAAAACGACTTACATATATTTTATACGGCGTTTTAATTAATGCAGTATGTCTGCCGCTTTTGATTATCAACGAAATTATAACGCCTTCTTCGTTTAAAGAATTATATAATGTTTTGCCTTATGCTCCGTTTTTGATTTTTGGTACGGTTTTAATTGCATTGATGCTGCAGCCGATAATAGAAGCTGTTTTTAACATCAATTCTAATTTTAGATTGATGGAGCTTTGTGATCATCACAGACCTTTGCTTTTGAGACTTGCTAAATACGCACCCGGTACCTTCAACCATTCTCTTACCGTGGCCAACTTGGCAGAAACTTGCGCAAGAGCAATTAATGAAAATACATATTTTGCAAGAGCTGCGGCTTATTATCATGATGTGGGAAAACTAAAAAACACCAGATATTTTAAGGAAAATCAGTTTAGCGAATCCAATCCGCATGATGGATTGACTCCAGAAGTATCTTGTGACATAATTAGAAAACACGCATTACAAGGCAGTGAGATTTGCAGAGAATATCGTATTCCTCAAGAAATCGCTGAAATAACATCTGAGCATCACGGCACAATGCCTATAATATATTTCTATAACAAAGCCAAAGAAATGACCGATAGAGAAGTCGATATCAAGGATTATAGATATGCAGGTCCGATACCTTCTACCAAAATCGCAGCAATCATAATGATATGTGATGCAGCGGAAGCAACTGTCAGAGCTATGAAAGAACATAGTTATGAAAAAGTTGAAAAAGTTGTAAAGGACATAATAGACCAGCGTTTAAGATACGGTCAGTTTGATAACTGCGATATTACATTAAAAGACCTAGCTGTAATCAAGGATACAATCGTAAGAGCATTTGGCGGTCTATATCACGAAAGAATTCAATATCCGGAAATATAAAAAATGAAAATAATATCAGAATCAACTGTTAAACCATTTTATAAAAAGTTATTCAAAATAGCAT comes from Clostridia bacterium and encodes:
- a CDS encoding PhoH family protein, whose protein sequence is MTEYININSEKLLGLFGAYDENIRLISENYGVTITPKENFVEVTGAQDAVTQAKQILDKLCELIDKGYEISKEKVMAAIDLAQLNRLDEIVSISTETIAVTSKGKPIKCKTLGQKEYVNAIKNNTIVFGVGPAGTGKTYLAVAMAAAAYKKREVEKIILTRPAIEAGEKLGFLPGDLQTKVDPYLRPLYDALQEMFGMDNYAKLLERGVIEVAPLAYMRGRTLSNAFIILDEAQNTTILQMKMFLTRLGNDSKVVVNGDTTQTDLPAGIKSGLFHAVKILTGIKGIATITLSSKDIVRNPLVRNIISAYDDDIKNLGKTDDRDKERNKTNR
- a CDS encoding HDIG domain-containing metalloprotein, whose product is MIETKNEIKQTDNKKLYLANTMIIAMSVIFMLAVMVLRFNIIDKRTINETIYSYISLMVIFTLCFSVVFFALRYLNTDHYTVKMFGVICFVITITYAICIFVEKLSPYAMPITLTVFLLSVFTDTKVAFLGNVFSVLMIFITLMALAISKGQPTPSWVLPMLIFAVTAGTISSLTLNRDTKRLTYILYGVLINAVCLPLLIINEIITPSSFKELYNVLPYAPFLIFGTVLIALMLQPIIEAVFNINSNFRLMELCDHHRPLLLRLAKYAPGTFNHSLTVANLAETCARAINENTYFARAAAYYHDVGKLKNTRYFKENQFSESNPHDGLTPEVSCDIIRKHALQGSEICREYRIPQEIAEITSEHHGTMPIIYFYNKAKEMTDREVDIKDYRYAGPIPSTKIAAIIMICDAAEATVRAMKEHSYEKVEKVVKDIIDQRLRYGQFDNCDITLKDLAVIKDTIVRAFGGLYHERIQYPEI